A window from Triticum aestivum cultivar Chinese Spring chromosome 6D, IWGSC CS RefSeq v2.1, whole genome shotgun sequence encodes these proteins:
- the LOC123144017 gene encoding pentatricopeptide repeat-containing protein At4g14850 produces MMLLQLSPARARKEAQFINKQMRAGAAMSADPQLLAAAVEAAIASRSPRLGRAAHARALRLLSPGIPPFICAHLVNLYSKLDLPAAAASALASDPSPTVVSFTAFISGAAQHARPLPALSAFAAMLRLGLRPNDFTFPSAFKAAASAPPRSAAGPQIHALAIRFGYLPADAFVSCAALDMYFKTGRLGLARRLFEEMPNRNVVAWNAVMTNAVLDGRPLETVQAYFGLREAGGMPNVVSVCAFFNACAGALLLLPGSQFHGFVVKCGFDMDVSVSNAMVDFYGKCRCAEKAKMVFDAMRVRNSVSWCSMVVAYAQNGAEEDAFAVYLGARRAGEEPTDFMVSSVLTTCAGLLGLDLGRALHAVAVRSCIDANIFVASALVDMYGKCGGVEDAQHVFSDMPQRNLVTWNAMIGGHANIGDAINALAVFSDMIASGETAPNYITLVNVITACSRGGLTKEGYELFETMRERFGIEPRTEHYACVVDLLGRAGMEERAYEIIQRMPMRPSISLWGALLGACKMHGKTELGRIAAEKLFELDPQDSGNHVLLSNMLASAGRWAEATYVRKEMKDVGIKKDPGCSWITWKNGVHVFHAKDTKHEMNSEIRALLAKLKKQMQASGYMPDTQYSLYDLEEEEKESEVFQHSEKLALAYGLIHIPPGVPIRITKNLRICVDCHRAFKFISGIVDREIIVRDNNRFHHFKQYECSCKDYW; encoded by the exons ATGATGCTCTTACAGCTCTCCCCCGCGCGCGCGCGAAAAGAAGCCCAATTCATCAACAAGCAAATGCGCGCGGGCGCGGCCATGTCGGCGGACCCCCAGCTCcttgcggcggcggtggaggccgcGATCGCGTCGCGCTCCCCGCGGCTCGGCCGTGCCGCGCACGCGCGCGCcctgaggctgctgtcgccggGCATCCCGCCCTTCATCTGCGCGCACCTTGTCAACCTCTATTCCAAGCtcgacctccccgcggccgccgcATCCGCCCTCGCCTCCGACCCCAGCCCCACCGTCGTGTCATTCACGGCCTTCATCTCCGGTGCCGCGCAGCACGCGCGCCCGCTCCCCGCCCTCTCCGCCTTCGCCGCCATGCTCCGCCTCGGCCTCCGCCCCAACGACTTCACCTTCCCCTCCGCCTTCaaggccgccgcctccgcgccccctcgctccgccgccggcccgcagatACACGCGCTCGCCATTAGGTTCGGCTACCTCCCCGCTGACGCCTTCGTCTCGTGCGCCGCGCTGGACATGTACTTCAAGACCGGCCGCCTTGGCCTGGCTCGCCGCCTGTTCGAGGAAATGCCGAACAGAAACGTGGTGGCGTGGAACGCAGTGATGACCAACGCCGTGCTCGACGGCCGGCCCCTCGAGACGGTCCAGGCTTACTTTGGGCTTCGGGAGGCTGGCGGGATGCCGAATGTCGTCTCGGTCTGTGCGTTCTTCAACGCCTGTGCCGGGGCGCTGCTCCTGTTGCCTGGGTCACAATTCCATGGGTTCGTGGTCAAGTGCGGTTTTGACATGGATGTCTCAGTGTCGAATGCGATGGTTGATTTCTATGGGAAGTGCCGATGCGCGGAGAAGGCAAAGATGGTGTTTGATGCGATGAGAGTCAGGAACAGTGTATCATGGTGTTCCATGGTTGTTGCATATGCACAGAACGGGGCAGAGGAGGATGCTTTTGCTGTGTACCTGGGTGCGAGGAGGGCGGGGGAAGAGCCGACTGACTTCATGGTCTCCAGTGTGCTCACTACATGTGCAGGCCTGCTAGGCCTTGACCTTGGGCGTGCTCTGCATGCAGTTGCTGTACGCTCTTGCATCGATGCAAACATCTTTGTTGCAAGTGCATTGGTTGACATGTACGGCAAGTGTGGGGGTGTTGAAGATGCTCAACATGTCTTTTCAGATATGCCACAGCGGAATCTTGTCACATGGAATGCGATGATTGGAGGGCATGCCAACATCGGTGATGCTATAAACGCACTTGCGGTGTTCAGTGATATGATAGCGAGTGGAGAGACAGCACCTAACTACATCACACTTGTAAATGTGATCACAGCCTGCAGTAGAGGAGGTTTGACCAAGGAAGGCTATGAGCTGTTTGAGACAATGAGGGAGAGGTTTGGGATAGAACCACGGACTGAGCACTATGCTTGCGTGGTTGACTTGCTTGGGCGTGCAGGAATGGAAGAGCGAGCTTATGAGATTATACAGAGGATGCCAATGAGACCTTCCATTTCTCTCTGGGGAGCACTACTTGGGGCATGCAAGATGCATGGGAAGACGGAGCTGGGAAGGATTGCAGCTGAGAAGTTGTTTGAACTTGACCCTCAGGACTCTGGCAATCACGTGCTGCTCTCGAACATGCTCGCATCAGCTGGCAG GTGGGCAGAAGCAACTTATGTAAGGAAGGAGATGAAAGATGTCGGAATCAAGAAAGACCCAGGGTGTAGCTGGATCACTTGGAAAAATGGTGTGCATGTTTTCCATGCCAAGGACACCAAACATGAGATGAATAGCGAGATCCGGGCATTACTGGCCAAGCTTAAAAAACAAATGCAAGCTTCTGGGTACATGCCAGACACACAATATTCACTTTATGATCTTGAGGAAGAAGAGAAAGAATCAGAGGTGTTTCAACATAGTGAGAAGCTTGCCCTGGCCTATGGACTCATTCACATTCCGCCTGGTGTACCTATAAGGATCACAAAGAACTTGAGAATATGTGTGGATTGTCACCGAGCTTTCAAGTTTATATCTGGTATTGTTGATAGAGAGATAATTGTGAGGGACAATAATAGGTTTCATCACTTTAAACAGTATGAATGTTCATGCAAGGATTACTGGTGA